ACTTCGCCCTCCTCTCTTTTCTTACTGCTATAGGATCTCGTTAAAATCATCCATTACACACCATGGAGAATCACCTGGACTAATCTTCGACAGTAATTCCCAAGACATTGATCTATTACCAACATTTGAATAGCCATAGAACCCAGTCACGAGCCATCTTGAATGATGACCCTGAACAGCAACCCATCCACTAATATGTCttaaatagaaattaaacaaaCTAAATTCTACCTCATGCCGCTATAACACAGCTAATCCACCACTTCTACCCGCTAGACCCACCGTAAGACACCCCTAAAACCCTAACTTCCTTAACAGTCTCTACTCTACATTTAGTAGTTAGTGTTTCCATCAGAAACACTATTTTGGGTGACTTTTGCTTCATAATTCACGACCACGCTTATTAACGTGATATGTTAGCAAAAatcttcttattttaattttttttaattataaatttaagatAATCTATGGCATTTCAATGAGCTGAAAATCCATTTCAATGAGCTAAAAATCCAAAATCAAAAGTTCAAGCACATGTGACCTATTCACGAAGAGAGCAAATACCACGAGGTTCTAGCTAGGGGTAAAAGAGTTGAGTTCGAGGGAGTGGTCAAGTCTCGtacatttagtttttatttgaatacgagttggtttccattttttttgttttgttttggagttGGATTTTATGTTGACAAACAGTTTGTTTGACATTATATTACAAGCTGCTTTATTTAGATAAAACAGATTATTTATATTACATCTGATAACTTTATCTAAAAATTTTTACAAGTAAATTTTGGCTTTTTGCTAATATATTACAACAATTAGATTAATAAGAATTCAAGTAACATGTTCTCAGGAGTAAGAACATAATATGcttcaatctttttaaattttcttattataaatatagagataatactacataaaataataaatacgaaGAGTTATTCGAATTATATGAGTTGAGCCAAACTTTGTATAAGTTATTATATTGTTTAATAATCAATCACAATTGTGCATTTAAGAACAGCTCATCTAATAAACGAATCAAGCCAAACTTGAATTTGATAAGTTGAACTCGAACGGCTTCtcaagtattattatttatgtacAGCTCTATGAGATGGTATTGAATTACAAAACAAATATGCTCAAGATGCACAGGCAGGTTATGGTGGGAGGTGAGGGCCCCATGCACCCGATAGGATGGCCAGAAAAATCTGGGAGAAGGTGCAACGTCAACAGGGACATAACTAGAAATTCTTGTCCAAGTTGGAGGTGAAATGGAATTGATGCATCCCATTTCGAGTCTAAAAATAGAAGAGCagggaataaataaaattacctgCCTTTCTGggtaaaagtatttttatgttttctgaTGAAATTGGTCTCTATTTTTAACTAACTTTTTAAAACGTAAACAAAACCCGAATTTCCTTAAAGAGACCCTTCTCATCCGAGGCAAAAGCTTAAGCCTTAACAAGGAGATGCAAGAACCGGTGTGCACATGGGTGAAAAGGAAAGATACACAATATGGTGTGTAAGTGACAAAACTATAAGGTCTTCCAGAGAGATGTCAAAGGAagagtggagaggaactgtttCCCCTCtcaattctcaatttttttcatgaaattttgctacatataaataaaatagcgtactaatactaatttcttcatattcaaaatttaaattaatactattttcaataaaatttactttttgaccaatcatattagattgatgcacatattaatgTGCAATTGTGCctgtaattagatttttcctttccCATGATACTAACAAAGAACTCACGACTCGTGAGCGTAAGATTCCTATACAAACCtttaaaatagttaaaatggaaaaataattatacatataatacaaaatgGCCAATGTGTTGCCCACAACATCATTCTGTACCACTCCTCAAACCTGATAGTCCGAAAAGACCAGCGATTTAGTAAAACTACGCGACACGCCTCGGTCTCATGCAATCAGTTGTGAGAGAGACCAACTCCCAAAGTCTCCTTTAATACACCTGAATCTGCTGGTATGTAACCACCATGTGCATCAATGTAATTCTTATACATCTCAAAAATAGCCCAAACGCATAGCATAAGTTTCCATTACCATTGATTTGGAAAGGCTTCTCGGTAATTTGCATCTTCACCTGATGTAAGCTCTCTTACTGTTGCATCCTTCACTCTCGTATTCAAAAGCCTCTCAGCTAACCTATCTTTCGATGTAACTTTCTTACGCAGCATGGACGACAgtgtttcctttttgtttctggCTGAGGATGTCTCACTGTTAGTCACCTCCATATCTTGTCCAATAGCTTCAGATCTTGACGTTGATGCCAATGCAGCATCCCTTAGAACAGCTGCGTTGTGCTCCCTGATTTTGGCAAGCTTTGCGCGCTTCATTGACTCTTTATCAATTTCTCTCTTCTTTGttacctctttctctctctcacgaacATTCTTCACAGCTTGTTTTGCTAACTGCTCAACTAAATCAATCCTTGAATCAAGAATTATCTCATCTTTTAAAGAGTTCTGATTGAGTGGTTTTCCCTCATCATCTCGGGGTACAATAGGTCCATGAAACGGGCAAactctcaaatcttttctcTGACAAACTCCCCCTTTCCTCAAAGGAGCACGGCATGGTTGAATTTCCATCGGCTCCTCTTTGTAAAGAGTTGCATGAACATTTaattctgcaattttctcagctGGAATAACTGCATTATAGTCCACCCTCCCCCAGTGACTCTCAAGCTCCAATCCCCGCTGGTTAGCCAAAACCTCCCTGCTTGAACCCCAGTTATCCAAGAAAGAGCCCCACTTCATCACTGGAGCTTCAGCCATAAGCTTACCCTTCAAAGGGTTTGAATCGGTTTCGTCATCTTCACGATTGAGCATTTCATTGTCATTACAATCTCTGTTACTGCTTtcaggagttctatttttcaaCTCACTAGATGTTGACGCCATGGAAATATCTTCATTTTGCTTATCAGGCACAGCAGACTTCCCATTCTCAAGTGATCCAATCTTACCCTCCTCCCAgaaatcttcatcttcttcatcatgATTTGCAGTCGTCACAAGAGCACAACCTGACTCTTCACACTTCTTCTTCACCGATATGAGATTATTTCGGATGTCGATTAACTCCTTCAAAACAGAATCTCTGAACCTGTTGTCTGCTACTTCAACCCTTACAAGAACGGAAATCCATTCTTGGACTGAAACCAAATGCTTTGTCGCTAAAAGCTTGTATAGCTCCCTTAATGCATCAAAAACCACTTTATTTTCACTGTTTTCACGAACCTTTCCCCCTTCTTTTAAAGTATTGAGACGTATTTGCAGCAGTTCAGATGAACGAAACTCCACAAAATCTTCATCGTCCAAAGGACCTGGTGGCATGAATTCCTCTTTTGTACAGACAATGTCTAAACACTCCCCAATCTCATCTATCGTTAACTTTATTTCTTCCTTTATTGATGAGAAATTCTCCTTCAACATTTCAAATTTGTTTAGTAAGATCTCTTTTGACCTCCTTTCCCTTTCACTTCTCTCCTGCTGAATCCGTGCTGCATGTGCCTGTAGATTAGGAAATTGAAACTTGAGGGTGTTTTTAAGGTAGTCAAATCCTAATCTGAGCTGCCTGTAATGAACCCCAAAGGAAGTGTTCCACTTCTCCAAGAATTCGATTGCCTTCGACCGCAAAACAGATGCCACGGCTGGTGGAGCAGGAAGAGGCAGATTTCTTCTGAACCCAACACTCAAACTCAGTAACTGATCCAAATTCTCAACAAGGACGGTTCTGAAAAGCTTCGACCGCATGAAGAGTTCATCAATTATGAGAAGCGTGAGGTACCTTACCTGCAACAAATTGAGTGAAGATCAAATCTTTTGTCTACCAAAGCCTACTCTCACAGAAGCAATATTTATGAACATTTTAAGGGCGGCAAACtcaaagaaataataaagaaacaaaTAACTGCCAGCCCAAAACAATCATAGAACTAAATTGTTCCAGAAAATGAGAAAAGCGAAGGTTGGGTGGGTGAATACTTGATTATTTCTGCCACGAATGAAAAATACCCATACCCCTAATTATAGCGTGATCAAGGGCACCTCAAGTAAATCATACCTCAGAAGAAAAGACTTGACTCTTCAACCAATCTACCTAAATGAAAAAAGTTGTTTAATCTAcctaaaattaagataaaatcttAAGGCTAATATCTTCTGTACGTTCTGTGTACAATGCTGAAAAAATTTTGAGGTCTCAAGTTCATAACCATATGACCAGTAGTCTTAGAACAGATGTCACCCACCGGGTGAGCctaatattaaaaatcactCTAAAGGAAAGGAGGATACACGTCTTTATCTTAAGGCTAATATCTTCTGTCAGTTCTGTGTACAATGCTGCAAGAATTTTACGGTCTCAAGTTCATAACCATATCACCAGAAGTCTTAGAACGGCAACCTACCAAACAGTTTTCATATAGCAAAAAAGTCACAGTAGTTAAGTACAAAACCGATCGAGGCTCCACATCTTCTTACTTCATTGCCTGCTATGTGTGACGATAAATCTGAGCATTCTCCATGTCCTTTCCAACTTTCTCCTGATTTTCAATCTGTCTCTCACTTTAGCGTTTCTAAGCTCTCACAATATTTATTGCTCCCCTTATATTTTATGATGATCGTATGGGACAACAAGTGATACCACAGAATTTCTATCCCCGGTACACAAACAAATATGAGTGTCTCAATGCTCAGCAAAAATTGCATCTAAAATCTACAAATCAACTGACAGAAACCATAAAGAATGCTTCTTGGCGGGGGAAATATGGAGCAAAATAATAAGTAGATAATTACAATCCATTACGTTTTAAAAATCAACCAAGAGAATTAACATAAATTTATACGACTCCACTTTATTTTCTTCCCTCTAGTGTAGCCgctgaaaggaaaattaaagtCTTGTGGAGTTTCTCTATGTTGCCGAAAATTATTGAGAATATGAGTCAAAATGGACGAAATAGTAAAAATGGAACAAAAAATAAGCATACCAACAAGCAGATACCAGGCTGTGTTGACTTGAAGGATTAATgacaattttctcaacccaGTCTTCTCAGCAACAAAATATAAAGGTTAGAAAGCAAACCGAAACACAATTCGATGCAAATTCTTGTTCTGCGAATTCAAGTTCCAAACCGAATCTAATTCATATATAAAGCATATTATcgccaaaaaaaagaaaagaataaaacccTGAAAACATATCCACTGGAAATCATTGCTAGATAAGAAGGAACACATAAAAGAAATAACTTTCAATAAAAACAATGAACCGAATAAATTAAACAATGAGTCAGAAAAAAATAAGGACCTGAGAGTGATCGCGCTTCATGAGGGCCATAAGGGTACGGGCAGCGAGTCGGAGCTCGGAATCCGAATATCGAACGACCGATTTGATAGCcttgaggagtcgggggtcaaCCTCCGGAGCCGTGGAGTTCGTCGCCTTCTCTATCAAAACCCTAACCTTCCCTTCgtcttctctcttctccattGCTGCCATTAATCCCAACCAGTCTGAAATAGGAAGGATGGATCATGGAATTCtcaatttgatttgaaaatccctaatttataatatgtaggGACGTAGAGCCGAAAAGGCCCAAGTATGGCGGTTTGACAGAATGGGCCCAGAAAAGCAGAGATGGGCCTTTCCAAGCCAACCCAATCCGATATCGAGAATATTTTGTACCCGAAGAGCCTCTGCGGGGGAGTGGGACGCATATCGCCGTATTCAGTCCACAATTTTTGCAAAGGTAGTAATTTGGGAACAGTTTCTAAACTATTTTCCGCTCACAAATTGTATCTTTACAAATAAATCATCCCAGTTATCATATGGAGGGGATAAAACCCTCCGGCCTAGTGGGCCGAGCTCAATGGGAAATAAGAGGCTCATCCCAAATCCAAGAGGTCC
This genomic interval from Carya illinoinensis cultivar Pawnee chromosome 2, C.illinoinensisPawnee_v1, whole genome shotgun sequence contains the following:
- the LOC122299868 gene encoding UV-stimulated scaffold protein A homolog — encoded protein: MAAMEKREDEGKVRVLIEKATNSTAPEVDPRLLKAIKSVVRYSDSELRLAARTLMALMKRDHSQVRYLTLLIIDELFMRSKLFRTVLVENLDQLLSLSVGFRRNLPLPAPPAVASVLRSKAIEFLEKWNTSFGVHYRQLRLGFDYLKNTLKFQFPNLQAHAARIQQERSERERRSKEILLNKFEMLKENFSSIKEEIKLTIDEIGECLDIVCTKEEFMPPGPLDDEDFVEFRSSELLQIRLNTLKEGGKVRENSENKVVFDALRELYKLLATKHLVSVQEWISVLVRVEVADNRFRDSVLKELIDIRNNLISVKKKCEESGCALVTTANHDEEDEDFWEEGKIGSLENGKSAVPDKQNEDISMASTSSELKNRTPESSNRDCNDNEMLNREDDETDSNPLKGKLMAEAPVMKWGSFLDNWGSSREVLANQRGLELESHWGRVDYNAVIPAEKIAELNVHATLYKEEPMEIQPCRAPLRKGGVCQRKDLRVCPFHGPIVPRDDEGKPLNQNSLKDEIILDSRIDLVEQLAKQAVKNVREREKEVTKKREIDKESMKRAKLAKIREHNAAVLRDAALASTSRSEAIGQDMEVTNSETSSARNKKETLSSMLRKKVTSKDRLAERLLNTRVKDATVRELTSGEDANYREAFPNQW